The genome window GAGTATGCCTCTTATGTAAGAATATGAGTAGATTCTAACTGGACCAGGTCAGAGTCCATAAACTCTAACTTTCCCATACCTTTCAAAAAAGCttgattacagctcccatcagtcctgtctgggcatgatgggagttgtaatcctgTACCTCTAGAAGGTGCTAGGTTCCGAGAGACTGACCTAATTCATCATTCTTTGCAATCAGCAGTTCTTTGATGGTCCAAGAAACACAGATCATAGGGGAACAAGCCTGGCTTTCTCCTGTCTCATCAGATTAGTTCAGAAAGCCCATACCTGGTGAGTTCTTGATTATTGCTGAGTTCTTGCCATATGCGGAGCATCTTGTCTTGCAGCGAAGTGACCTGGGCAGAATCTGGCAAGTCCTCCCCATCTGGTTGCTCCAGTAAGTCTGCCTGAGGATGGCATGTTCTATATTTCTGCCACAGAGTCCTGATAAACCTGCATGAATAAAACAGAATCATATTTGGGGTGGATGTATTTATGGGGAATCTGACAACGTAGGAGGTACATGGGTGAGCTTGTAGCAGAGGGTTCAATGGGACAAGTTTTGTTTAGGCAAAGATGCTAGACAACGGTCAGCATGAAGTGTGGGCAGGTGTGAATGAGGATCACTAGAGTGAAGAGATGCCTGAGTTTCATACAAGGGATACATAGTCTGGGATGAGCAAGCTTTTTATATCTGGGGCTGCCTTTCCTTGGGGGTAAATTGCTAaatgcagggatgtggtggcgctgtgggctaaaccgcagaagcctgtgctgcagggtcagaagaccagcagtcataagatcgaatccacgaacagagtgagctcccatcgctttgtcccagctcctcgccaacctagcagttagaaagcatgcaaatgcaagtagataaataggtaccatctcagtgggaaggtaaaacggcgttccctagtcatgctggcaacgtgacaacagaaactatcttcggacaagcgctggctctatggcttgaaaagcgggatgagcgccgccccctagagtcggacatgactggactaaaaaatgtcaaggggaatctttacctttacctttagcaatGAATGAGTCCAAAGCCCACAACCATTCTCCCTGTCCGTTCCACCTTCCCTCCACCCAGCAAGCTGAAGGAGAAGGGACAGATTCTTTTCACAGAGGCCTGGACTGATGATCACTTCCAAAAGAGTTTTGAAAAACTAGGCGTTAgggctgtatactgtccactcTAGTTAGAATTCAGGATCTGCCTTGTTCAGACAGTGGGCTCAAGGTACAATTGATGGTATAATTACGAAATGCGGATAGCTTGAATATTGCTTGAGAACAAAAAATATTGCCTACCCAATGAGGAGGGCTTTTCCAATGCGCAAGATGTACGTAATGTTTTCTGAGGTTCCttgacaagaaagaaaaagcagcaagTTTGATTCTTTAATGTCTCAAAATTCTGTTCACAGAGGAAACAGTGCCTTGATTCTTTTTCTGCATACCTATCAGATCCAGAAATCAGGTGCTTGACACTCCCTAAGAGACTTACAgagagatctgggggggggggggaaatcaaaagcCTGTgtttcatcacagctggcattcatCCCAGCAAAGGTTTAGCTCCAGAATGGTACCAGAAGAATCTCAAACAATTATGTTAAAATTCACCTGAGTATCAGAGTACTGTACaagtcttttcactgttgcaataattGCAGACATGTCTACTGTATTTCTACAAGATCTTATTAATctgcattgcttctatgttccatatgcacaacaTTACTTCAAAAAGTAGCAAGTCAAACATCTTACAATTGCGAGAAAACCTGTAGACTTAAAAATCCTTCTTTGTAACTTATACAAAGACTGCAAGTATTAAAACTTAACTTAtgtagccatgaaattaaaagacgcctgcttcttgggaggaaagcgatggcaaacctagacagcatcttaaaaagagacatcaccttgctgacaaaggtccgcatagtcaatgaaagtaaaatatattCGTTTTTATCACATCTAGACACAAACAGAGAAAATACTAAATAATATTCTCACCCAACCAAGCCAgttaaaatctatggaggaaaacccATGTCATCTGTGCATTTTCTCTGCATCGCTTCGTTACCTTTTCTTCCCCTCTAGCAACATGTGCCAGGCACTGTTTCAGCTTCTTAACTGGCCATCTGTTCTCATTTATATTTATACTCTTATCTTCCCTTCCACAACTGTAAATAATTTCCATTCTCTTACCCAGTTTTTTCTCACCCAGGATGTGTGCAAGACCAATATACAATTTCACAGACTTTGCACATGCTCGTATCCCTGACTTAGAAACTAACATGTTATCATATATCTAGGTGTTGAAACTCACCTATAAAGCTGTTTATTGTTTGGGACCctgttacttgttggagcatctttttCCAGCATCACCAGACCCTCCCAGGCAACACTCTTTCAGGTGGTcaccccaaa of Pogona vitticeps strain Pit_001003342236 chromosome 6, PviZW2.1, whole genome shotgun sequence contains these proteins:
- the LOC110078547 gene encoding apoptosis regulator BAX isoform X2 — protein: MLQQVTGSQTINSFIGTSENITYILRIGKALLIGFIRTLWQKYRTCHPQADLLEQPDGEDLPDSAQVTSLQDKMLRIWQELSNNQELTSMAESVKGSHPLEVLASVAEETFATGINWGRIVVFFYFAYKVIAQSSSNWFHNVVNWAMAFMRDRLAAWIQQQGGWRAMLIYLPSSE